A section of the Mesobacillus jeotgali genome encodes:
- a CDS encoding MogA/MoaB family molybdenum cofactor biosynthesis protein encodes MSTQEHKQAAPSQVRCKVITVSDTRTTDTDKSGKLMIEMLESAGHKIVDYVIVKDEAEPIKSEVLKGSANPDIDVILTNGGTGIAKRDVTIETVQSIFEKEIPGFGEIFRMLSYQEDIGSAALLSRAAAGVVNDRGVFSTPGSTGAVRLAMEKLILPEIGHVVRELTKDL; translated from the coding sequence ATGAGCACACAAGAACACAAGCAGGCTGCACCAAGCCAGGTGCGCTGCAAAGTCATAACCGTAAGCGATACAAGGACAACCGACACTGATAAAAGCGGTAAACTGATGATCGAGATGCTTGAATCAGCTGGCCATAAGATCGTTGATTACGTCATTGTCAAAGACGAAGCAGAACCAATCAAGTCTGAAGTCCTAAAAGGCTCTGCAAACCCGGATATTGACGTGATTCTGACAAACGGCGGTACAGGAATTGCGAAACGCGATGTCACAATCGAGACAGTCCAGAGCATCTTTGAAAAAGAAATTCCTGGATTCGGCGAGATTTTTCGAATGTTGAGCTATCAAGAGGATATTGGCTCAGCTGCGTTACTATCAAGAGCCGCCGCCGGAGTCGTGAACGACCGTGGCGTCTTCTCGACACCTGGATCGACAGGAGCAGTACGCCTGGCCATGGAAAAACTCATCCTGCCCGAAATTGGACATGTGGTGAGAGAACTGACAAAGGATTTATAA
- a CDS encoding EcsC family protein → MPLTQREQKVLDELNSWENSLYDYEPNDFELAYDRYLERSFSLLPLEVQERFFNLFDSWLFHLHSLIQGSQLQMDAKDRILSAGRVFKPELETIQDLRDLPIEQLEFIAKQHIARHRLYSFVQGGMSGSGGKLVLGADMPAMAVINLRIVQLVAMTYGFEVNTPFEMSVALKVFHTATMPSRMQSAGWEELKNDLEQAEDFYFYEGNDDLTDVTWLEQPIKQLFKGMAILMFRKKHIQGKPIISMAIGAGANYQLTRRVTDFAHKFYQMRYFKEKGAL, encoded by the coding sequence ATGCCTTTGACTCAACGGGAACAAAAGGTGCTGGATGAATTAAATTCCTGGGAAAACAGTCTGTACGATTATGAGCCGAATGATTTTGAACTTGCTTATGACCGGTATCTTGAACGCTCTTTTTCGCTATTGCCACTTGAGGTACAGGAGCGATTTTTCAATTTATTCGACAGCTGGCTTTTCCATCTTCATTCATTGATACAGGGTTCGCAATTACAGATGGATGCAAAGGACCGGATTCTTTCGGCAGGACGTGTTTTTAAACCGGAACTGGAAACAATCCAGGATTTAAGGGATCTTCCTATTGAACAGCTTGAGTTTATTGCCAAGCAGCACATCGCCCGTCATAGGCTTTATTCCTTTGTTCAAGGCGGAATGTCCGGCAGCGGCGGAAAACTCGTGCTCGGAGCAGACATGCCGGCAATGGCAGTCATCAACCTGCGTATTGTCCAGCTCGTTGCAATGACGTATGGTTTCGAGGTGAACACACCCTTTGAGATGTCGGTCGCTCTAAAGGTATTCCATACCGCAACAATGCCTTCAAGAATGCAAAGTGCCGGTTGGGAAGAACTGAAGAATGATCTGGAACAGGCAGAAGACTTCTATTTTTATGAAGGCAATGACGACCTTACAGATGTTACATGGCTGGAACAGCCGATCAAGCAACTCTTTAAAGGAATGGCTATTTTGATGTTCCGCAAAAAACATATCCAGGGCAAGCCAATCATTTCGATGGCAATTGGCGCCGGGGCAAACTATCAATTAACTAGAAGAGTCACCGATTTTGCCCACAAATTCTATCAAATGAGATATTTCAAAGAAAAAGGGGCATTGTAG
- a CDS encoding acetate kinase → MAKIIAINAGSSSLKFQLFEMPSEEVITKGIVERIGLKDSIFTISVNGEKNKEVTDIPDHEVAVKILLDKLTSLGIIQSLDEIEGIGHRVVHGGEEFNDSVLITDEVLQKIDELSELAPLHNPANLTGIRAFQQVLPNVPAIAVFDTAFHQTMPENSFLYSLPYDYYKKYGIRKYGFHGTSHKYVSQRAAEMLGRPVEHLRLISCHLGNGASIAAIEGGKSIDTSMGFTPLAGVTMGTRSGNIDPALIPYIMEKTDKTADEVLEVLNKESGMLGVSGFSSDLRDIEEEAEKGNGRAELALKVFGDRIHKYIGSYAARMCGVDAIIFTAGIGENSSAIRARVLQGLEFMGIYWDPALNKVRGEEAFISYPHSPVKVMVIPTDEEVMIARDVVRLAR, encoded by the coding sequence ATGGCTAAAATCATTGCAATCAATGCCGGCAGTTCTTCACTTAAGTTCCAATTGTTCGAAATGCCGAGCGAAGAAGTCATCACAAAAGGAATCGTTGAGAGAATCGGTCTTAAGGATTCAATCTTCACAATCAGTGTAAATGGAGAGAAAAACAAAGAGGTTACTGACATCCCGGATCATGAGGTTGCGGTAAAAATCCTGCTTGATAAGCTGACATCACTGGGTATCATTCAATCACTAGATGAAATCGAAGGAATTGGCCACCGTGTTGTTCACGGCGGTGAAGAATTCAATGATTCAGTTTTAATCACCGATGAGGTTTTACAAAAAATAGACGAGCTTTCTGAGCTGGCACCGCTGCATAACCCAGCCAACTTGACTGGTATCCGTGCATTCCAGCAGGTGCTGCCGAATGTTCCAGCGATTGCTGTTTTTGATACAGCATTCCACCAGACCATGCCTGAAAACTCATTCCTATACAGTCTCCCATACGATTACTATAAAAAGTACGGAATCCGTAAATATGGCTTCCATGGAACTTCACACAAGTACGTTTCCCAGCGTGCTGCGGAAATGCTTGGGCGCCCTGTGGAGCACCTTCGCCTTATTTCCTGCCACCTTGGAAATGGAGCGAGTATCGCGGCAATCGAAGGCGGAAAATCCATCGATACATCAATGGGATTTACTCCGCTTGCAGGCGTGACAATGGGGACTCGTTCAGGGAATATTGACCCTGCCTTGATTCCTTACATCATGGAAAAAACGGATAAGACGGCAGATGAAGTTTTAGAGGTTCTTAATAAAGAGAGTGGTATGCTTGGCGTATCCGGATTCTCAAGCGACCTGCGCGATATCGAAGAGGAAGCTGAAAAAGGAAATGGGCGTGCCGAGCTTGCACTTAAGGTGTTCGGTGACAGAATCCATAAATACATTGGATCATACGCAGCCCGTATGTGCGGTGTTGACGCCATTATCTTCACGGCTGGTATTGGTGAAAATAGTTCTGCAATCCGTGCTCGCGTATTGCAGGGACTAGAATTCATGGGAATCTACTGGGATCCAGCATTGAACAAAGTGCGCGGGGAAGAAGCATTCATCAGCTATCCTCATTCACCAGTAAAAGTAATGGTCATCCCAACCGATGAAGAAGTTATGATCGCACGTGATGTTGTGCGTTTGGCGAGATAG
- a CDS encoding class I SAM-dependent methyltransferase produces MSMTPVEQLFTAFNTTADILKEELSCTYLEALAETGENIFQGTVLQDELNQLANKRLEKVYKDINLDSFSKEEIRKGFQLAILKGMKEHVQPNHQMTPDSVGMFIGYLVNKFVDKNSFRLLDPAVGTGNLLATVLNQQNNKEIESVGVEIDDLLIRLAFVNANLQKHPVEFFNQDSLEPLFVDPADAVVCDLPVGYYPNDLRAGDYEVKAKEGHTYSHHMFIEQSTKHVKEGGYLFFMIPNGLFESEQAPMLHEFIKNHLIVQGVLQLPASLFKNKQAAKSILILQKNGEEVTAPKQALLAELPKLSDGPAVNRILGKIDQWYKENKSSVK; encoded by the coding sequence TTGAGTATGACTCCGGTCGAACAATTATTTACCGCATTTAACACTACGGCAGACATTTTAAAAGAAGAACTTTCTTGTACATATTTGGAAGCGCTGGCTGAAACTGGGGAAAATATTTTCCAGGGCACGGTGCTCCAGGATGAATTAAATCAATTGGCGAACAAGAGACTTGAAAAAGTATACAAGGACATCAACCTGGATTCTTTCAGCAAAGAGGAAATCCGTAAAGGCTTCCAACTGGCAATTCTGAAAGGCATGAAGGAGCATGTTCAGCCAAATCATCAAATGACACCAGATTCTGTAGGCATGTTCATTGGGTATCTTGTCAACAAATTTGTGGATAAGAATTCATTCAGGCTGCTTGATCCGGCAGTTGGAACTGGGAACCTCCTCGCAACGGTTCTGAACCAGCAGAATAATAAAGAAATTGAGTCGGTCGGGGTGGAGATTGATGATCTCCTTATCCGCCTTGCATTCGTAAATGCAAATCTTCAGAAGCATCCGGTTGAATTTTTCAATCAGGACAGTCTTGAACCATTGTTTGTCGATCCTGCGGATGCAGTTGTGTGTGACCTTCCCGTAGGTTATTATCCTAATGATCTCAGGGCTGGGGATTATGAAGTGAAAGCGAAAGAAGGCCATACTTATTCTCATCATATGTTCATTGAGCAAAGTACCAAACACGTGAAGGAAGGCGGCTATTTGTTCTTCATGATTCCAAATGGACTTTTCGAAAGCGAACAAGCCCCAATGCTTCATGAATTCATCAAGAATCATTTGATTGTCCAGGGGGTTTTGCAGCTTCCGGCTTCTTTATTCAAAAACAAGCAAGCTGCTAAGAGCATACTCATCCTCCAGAAAAACGGGGAGGAAGTGACGGCTCCGAAACAAGCACTTCTGGCCGAACTGCCGAAATTATCAGATGGGCCGGCAGTGAATCGCATATTGGGCAAAATCGACCAATGGTATAAAGAGAATAAAAGTTCAGTAAAATAA